One Huiozyma naganishii CBS 8797 chromosome 4, complete genome genomic region harbors:
- the USV1 gene encoding Usv1p (similar to Saccharomyces cerevisiae RGM1 (YMR182C) and YPL230W; ancestral locus Anc_6.256) has product MHSKPNTIRLYNFTPLLKSVQSKKIVSLVKVHITNDKLKSQECGTVQIQVEKTARKTKPFVCSGFGDCNMSFTRAEHLARHTRKHTGEKPFQCYICRKYFSRVDNLKQHRDSVHKKPFQTRNMGPSLGQSSPIFSSSFPLTSVSSFDRGRFHGVYPQTMKYPIWGQPQNYLPIYGNINSPRRPDNQQPFVFGSLPSYHNEYQPLSEPWQPQALSPKSPQFTRLPSFKATISNMSQTAKMMPEQEDLGDQVQPIRPIYGVESTSPPKIIGWLGAERRPPHWNKMGAGIDQELGPIQSGADSNVKEDASVEPGCAKASLNYLLK; this is encoded by the coding sequence ATGCACAGTAAACCAAACACAATTCGACTTTATAACTTTACTCCATTGTTAAAGTCAGTTCAAAGCAAAAAGATAGTATCATTAGTCAAGGTTCATATCACAAATGACAAGCTCAAGTCCCAAGAGTGCGGAACAGTACAAATACAGGTTGAAAAAACAGCTAGAAAGACTAAACCATTCGTGTGTTCTGGGTTTGGTGACTGTAACATGAGTTTCACCAGAGCAGAACATCTGGCAAGACACACAAGGAAACACACTGGTGAAAAACCATTCCAGTGTTACATCTGTCGGAAATATTTCAGCAGAGTGGACAATCTGAAACAGCATAGGGATTCAGTACACAAGAAGCCCTTCCAAACAAGGAACATGGGACCATCGTTGGGGCAAAGTTCCCCCAttttttcatcatcgtTCCCCCTTACAAGTGTATCATCCTTTGACAGGGGGAGGTTCCATGGGGTTTATCCACAAACCATGAAGTACCCAATTTGGGGACAACCCCAGAACTACCTGCCCATATACGGCAACATTAATTCTCCCAGACGGCCCGACAATCAGCAACCGTTTGTATTTGGCTCTTTACCAAGTTACCACAACGAGTACCAACCATTGTCCGAACCTTGGCAGCCACAAGCATTGAGTCCGAAAAGTCCACAGTTCACGCGGCTTCCCAGCTTCAAAGCCACGATCTCAAATATGTCACAGACCGCAAAAATGATGCCCGAGCAGGAAGATTTAGGGGACCAAGTACAGCCAATAAGGCCCATATACGGAGTAGAGTCCACCAGTCCTCCAAAAATAATTGGATGGCTTGGAGCTGAAAGAAGGCCTCCACATTGGAATAAGATGGGTGCCGGGATTGACCAAGAACTCGGACCCATACAATCAGGGGCAGATTCGAACGTCAAGGAGGATGCCAGTGTTGAACCCGGCTGTGCCAAGGCAAGCCTCAACTACTTACTGAAGTAG
- the KNAG0D00930 gene encoding cation diffusion facilitator family transporter (similar to Saccharomyces cerevisiae MMT1 (YMR177W) and MMT2 (YPL224C); ancestral locus Anc_6.248), which yields MLKVKHRISSYPNVAKSVGFTVIKSNSKICGLRIKVSTVKIRPFSAVYYNKQGNKSQLDFSTSGSMTDKDVHRKPLTTDFSSHEHIHLQQSESEQNDSFTLDGEHHAKTFSKPAHPTLSHSHSHSHSHSYGEVNPLLVLSSKEIKKNPGVRITWIGLAINVGIALGKFVGGIVFHSQALLADSVHAASDLVSDVLTLVSVRWATSKPTKEYPYGHGKIETVGSLAVSTILAMAGVSIGWSSLCAVVGPIIPHTILETLSAYIGSHSHSHSHGVTEGVTNINAAWIAGGSIVLKEWIFQATKKIAIQSNSNVLLANAWHHRVDSLTSLVALVAITSSHFFNVQSLDAIGGLLVSGLVIKAGGEGMIESMKELIDQSLPHTNEQYLKIDTVLKDSLAKLVSNNNSNKPYKIKELVVLQSGRNYRISVVLEAPKQKWDNVLGIDEMTNVTKYVRNMLKREVNNIGKLEVEFVQEGSTVDNGDTFQDNRNDKNHAHTHTENSADQHNHHSH from the coding sequence atgttgaaagtgaagCATAGAATTTCATCATACCCAAATGTTGCCAAAAGTGTTGGGTTTACAGTTATAAAAAGCAATAGTAAGATATGTGGTTTAAGAATAAAGGTTAGTACAGTGAAAATAAGACCGTTTAGTGCAGTTTATTACAACAAGCAGGGAAACAAGAGTCAGTTGGACTTTAGTACAAGTGGTTCGATGACAGACAAGGACGTACATCGAAAACCACTGACTACTGATTTTAGCTCTCATGAACACATCCATTTACAACAATCAGAATCGGAGCAGAACGACTCGTTTACACTTGACGGTGAGCACCATGCGAAGACTTTTAGTAAACCAGCGCATCCTACACTCTCCCATTCTCATTCTCACTCTCACTCTCACTCCTACGGCGAGGTGAATCCCCTGCTTGTCTTGAGTTCcaaagagatcaaaaagAACCCCGGTGTAAGAATCACCTGGATTGGACTCGCCATCAACGTTGGGATTGCATTGGGGAAGTTCGTTGGTGGAATTGTGTTCCACTCTCAAGCATTGCTGGCGGACTCTGTCCATGCCGCCAGCGATCTCGTATCTGACGTTCTAACTCTAGTCTCAGTCCGATGGGCAACCAGTAAACCCACCAAGGAGTATCCTTACGGCCATGGGAAAATCGAAACGGTAGGCTCGCTTGCTGTTTCGACGATATTGGCGATGGCCGGTGTTTCAATCGGTTGGAGCTCCTTGTGTGCAGTGGTGGGTCCCATTATACCACACACCATATTGGAGACGTTGAGTGCATACATTGGATCGCACTCACACTCGCACTCGCACGGAGTGACAGAGGGGGTTACAAACATCAACGCGGCATGGATCGCTGGTGGCTCTATTGTCCTTAAGGAGTGGATCTTCCAAGCGACGAAGAAAATCGCAATACAATCGAACTCGAACGTTCTGCTCGCAAACGCGTGGCATCACCGGGTCGATTCATTGACGTCCCTAGTAGCGTTGGTAGCGATCACTTCAAgccatttcttcaacgttCAATCGCTGGACGCTATTGGTGGTCTTCTCGTTTCAGGTTTAGTTATCAAAGCAGGTGGTGAAGGTATGATTGAATCCATGAAGGAACTGATCGATCAGTCACTGCCGCATACGAATGAACAATACCTGAAGATAGATACCGTTTTGAAGGATAGCTTGGCTAAACTGGTGTCGAACAACAACTCCAATAAACCTTACAAGATCAAGGAACTGGTGGTGCTTCAATCCGGCAGGAATTACAGAATATCCGTTGTATTAGAGGCACCCAAACAGAAGTGGGACAATGTGTTGGGCATTGATGAAATGACCAACGTTACAAAGTATGTGCGGAATATGCTAAAGAGAGAAGTCAATAACATTGGGAAGTTGGAGGTCGagtttgttcaagaaggtaGCACGGTCGATAATGGTGATACATTTCAGGACAACCGCAACGACAAGAACCATgcacatacacacacagaaAACAGTGCTGATCAGCACAACCACCACAGTCATTAA
- the CET1 gene encoding polynucleotide 5'-phosphatase (similar to Saccharomyces cerevisiae CTL1 (YMR180C) and CET1 (YPL228W); ancestral locus Anc_6.254) → MTKRALSLDDLVNHDDADKTKLQKMSENVEVGGEVEDNSSKPLENNQLAPTKDEVERIPKLEEAQPNLQPLAPKQHPLPVSSSNIQSMLSESPKNGGDDDDMTDTDDEVGDDGGIQFNNDIKFDYEKQDRNPSKKKVTKPKEADKFVSQSKVEPPVVKSETGELKVKSLVEETQESNVQEREPLPKVSAELASKDAGVTNIFEEKATSLSKRNNIKKDLQILDEISSTSKPNKYRNVPIWAQKWKPTVNALQNIDTNDFKIDSSFLNIIPDDDLTKSVQDWVYATIFSIAPDLRKYIELEMKFGIIVDGKSPDRVSPPISSQAIFTELDAHLTPTIDELLFKELKKYIYGITDLKENSGKFGIIESFTKDSVYRVGLATQRPRFLRMSTDVKTGRVGEFIEKRHVSQLLMYSPKDSYDVKISLNIELPVPENDPPEKYQSQIPVSERTKERTSYIHNDSCTRIDVTKVQNHNQGAKGKHTEMTHEIELEINTPALLRSFENITTDSKEYASLIRTFLNNGTIIRRKLSSLSTDLFEGTKK, encoded by the coding sequence ATGACGAAACGCGCACTGTCGCTGGACGATCTAGTCAACCACGATGACGCTGATAAGACAAAACTGCAGAAAATGAGCGAGAACGTTGAGGTGGGGGGAGAGGTGGAGGATAATTCGAGCAAACCATTGGAGAACAACCAATTAGCACCAACAAAGGATGAGGTTGAGAGGATACCCAAACTAGAGGAGGCTCAGCCAAATTTACAACCTCTGGCGCCAAAACAACACCCCCTACCCGTCTCGTCATCGAATATTCAAAGCATGCTCTCTGAGTCCCCTAAAAATGGaggtgatgatgacgatatGACAGATACGGACGATGAGGTTGGTGATGATGGAGGAATTCAGTTTAACAATGATATCAAGTTCGATTATGAAAAGCAAGATAGAAACCcttcgaagaagaaagtgaccAAACCTAAAGAAGCGGATAAATTTGTTTCGCAGAGTAAAGTTGAACCTCCGGTGGTCAAATCGGAAACAGGTGAattgaaagtgaagagCCTAGTAGAGGAAACACAAGAAAGTAACGTTCAAGAAAGAGAACCGCTACCAAAGGTCTCTGCTGAACTTGCTTCAAAGGACGCCGGGGTGACTaatatatttgaagaaaaggcCACGTCGTTGTCGAAAAGgaacaacatcaagaaggatCTACAGATACTAGACGAAATATCATCTACCTCTAAACCAAACAAATACCGGAACGTGCCCATATGGGCTCAGAAGTGGAAACCCACAGTGAACGCCTTGCAAAATATAGATACCAAcgatttcaaaattgattCTTCTTTCCTAAACATCATCCCAGATGACGATTTGACTAAATCTGTCCAAGACTGGGTCTATGCCACCATCTTCTCCATCGCCCCAGATTTGAGGAAGTACATTGAATTGGAGATGAAATTTGGGATTATTGTCGACGGTAAGAGTCCCGATAGAGTGTCGCCGCCTATCTCGTCTCAGGCGATCTTTACTGAACTGGATGCACACCTTACACCAACGATCGACGAACTTCTCTTCAAGGAGCTGAAGAAATATATCTACGGTATCACGGATCTGAAGGAGAATTCAGGCAAATTTGGTATAATCGAATCGTTTACAAAGGATTCGGTCTACAGAGTTGGGCTTGCCACCCAGAGACCGCGTTTCTTGAGAATGAGTACCGATGTGAAAACAGGCCGGGTTGGTGAATTTATAGAGAAGAGGCACGTATCGCAGTTGCTCATGTACTCTCCAAAGGACTCATACGACGTTAAAATCTCTCTGAATATTGAACTGCCCGTACCTGAAAATGACCCACctgaaaaatatcaatCGCAAATTCCAGTGAGCGAGCGTACAAAGGAACGTACCAGTTACATCCACAACGATTCGTGCACCAGAATTGATGTCacaaaagttcaaaatcACAACCAAGGTGCGAAGGGTAAACATACCGAGATGACACATGAAATCGAGCTAGAAATAAACACACCAGCATTATTGCGGTCTTTTGAGAATATCACGACGGATAGCAAAGAGTACGCCTCATTGATTAGAACTTTTTTGAATAACGGTACTATCATCCGGAGAAAGCTGTCATCGTTGTCTACcgatctttttgaaggtaCAAAAAAGTGA
- the FMP40 gene encoding Fmp40p (similar to Saccharomyces cerevisiae YPL222W; ancestral locus Anc_6.242): MTERKTILQTIKLTGSSKILQKLTPDQKINSLRKAIDLYQQNNEKALKLFHTPHIVTKGSHFSYNIPERRANYKPLIVSEKALYDLNLLSDETGMKLFSGQEVYCSVEKNIFPYSLAYAGFQFGEFAGQLGDGRVVNLFQLQDRMDQTQTLQLKGSGMTPFSRFADGKAVLRSSIREFIISECLYHIGIPSTRSLQLTLLPGTKAMRSSLETCAVVCRFAPSWIRIGNFDLFRWKADLPGLVKLADYCIEDVFQNFMNSSNGVSLTVFGKDFFPDEDQQKNITPTIKQSDDNTPLIEDQSKYDQFFRHVVNLNAECVAHWQAYGFLNGVLNTDNTSILGLSIDFGPFNFLDKFQPDFTPNHDDYAKRYCFANQPGIMWWNLAQLAQALAILIGPGETFLQKVLEGGFEGLDKDMEGKIIRRANEIIRCCGNEYKFRFTTKYADIMAKRLGIDLNIDFKDCKDASSVERTAEVVREFCSTFVEPLLEILQRTQIDYNMFFVRLQNFTGSITSSDSVNSMKGLSTAYLELFFDEKQLAILKAQNSYPIDAAKEHLDDTLDLVIEWTEAYQALIPNPEEKIKISGKVNPLFTPRSWIFNQVIDDLVVRQKDLLDDPKAKLDTSLLRKLCLMSSNPYDASQWEPEVRPDLVEQWSSNSHHNPETTSQYMQQASCSS, from the coding sequence ATGACAGAAAGGAAGACAATCTTGCAAACGATAAAGTTGACTGGGTCATCGAAAATACTGCAGAAGTTGACCCCtgatcaaaaaatcaaCAGTCTACGCAAAGCTATAGACCTTTACCAACAGAACAACGAAAAGGCTTTGAAACTATTCCATACACCACATATAGTAACCAAGGGATCGCACTTCAGCTACAATATCCCTGAGCGGCGTGCCAACTACAAACCGTTGATAGTGTCTGAAAAGGCACTCTATGATCTCAATTTGCTTAGTGATGAGACTGGTATGAAATTGTTTAGTGGGCAAGAGGTGTACTGTTCAGtggaaaagaatatatttcCGTATAGTCTTGCCTACGCTGGGTTCCAATTTGGTGAGTTTGCTGGACAACTCGGGGATGGCAGAGTTGTTAACCTGTTCCAACTGCAGGATCGGATGGACCAAACGCAAACTTTGCAACTCAAGGGGAGTGGGATGACCCCATTTTCAAGGTTTGCTGACGGGAAGGCCGTTCTGAGGTCAAGCATACGAGAGTTTATTATAAGCGAGTGTCTATACCACATTGGAATCCCATCGACAAGATCACTGCAGCTGACTTTGCTCCCGGGAACTAAAGCTATGAGGAGTAGCTTAGAGACATGTGCAGTGGTTTGTAGATTTGCTCCAAGCTGGATCCGCATTGGGAACTTTGATTTGTTCAGATGGAAGGCGGATTTGCCCGGATTGGTTAAACTGGCTGACTATTGTATAGAGGATGTGTTCCAAAATTTTATGAATTCAAGTAATGGCGTTTCCTTGACTGTATTTGGCAAGGACTTTTTTCCAGATGAGGatcagcaaaaaaatataaccCCAACGATAAAGCAATCAGACGACAATACCCCTCTGATAGAAGATCAGTCAAAATATGACCAGTTTTTCAGACACGTAGTAAATCTGAACGCAGAGTGTGTAGCACACTGGCAAGCATATGGATTTCTAAATGGTGTTTTAAACACGGACAACACTTCTATTTTGGGGTTATCCATCGATTTTGGAcccttcaactttttggacaagtttCAACCAGACTTTACCCCCAACCATGACGATTACGCCAAGAGGTATTGTTTTGCGAATCAACCTGGTATTATGTGGTGGAATTTAGCGCAACTTGCTCAAGCGTTGGCTATTTTAATTGGACCTGGTGAAACTTTTTTACAAAAAGTATTGGAAGGTGGCTTCGAAGGTTTGGATAAGGATATGGAGGGGAAAATAATTCGAAGGGCGAATGAGATTATTAGATGTTGTGGGAACGAGTACAAGTTTCGATTTACAACAAAATATGCGGATATTATGGCGAAAAGACTGGGAATTGATCTGAATATTGATTTTAAAGACTGCAAGGATGCATCCAGTGTCGAACGAACTGCAGAAGTAGTTAGAGAATTTTGTTCTACTTTTGTTGAACCATTGCTTGAAATTTTACAGAGAACTCAAATTGACTACAACATGTTTTTCGTTCGTTTGCAGAATTTCACTGGATCTATTACATCATCCGATAGTGTAAACTCGATGAAGGGTCTGTCAACTGCCTACCTGGAACTATTTTTCGACGAAAAACAACTAGCCATATTGAAAGCGCAGAATTCATATCCTATAGATGCTGCAAAGGAGCACCTAGATGATACCCTGGATTTGGTTATAGAATGGACGGAAGCATATCAAGCACTAATCCCCAATCCggaggaaaaaatcaagatTTCGGGAAAGGTCAATCCTCTCTTTACACCACGAAGCTGGATCTTTAATCAGGTAATTGATGATCTTGTAGTGCGGCAGAAAGATCTACTGGACGACCCTAAGGCGAAGCTGGATACATCCCTGTTACGGAAGCTCTGTTTGATGAGCAGTAATCCGTATGATGCTTCCCAATGGGAGCCCGAGGTCAGGCCTGATCTCGTTGAACAGTGGAGTTCAAATTCCCACCATAACCCTGAGACTACCTCACAATATATGCAGCAGGCTTCCTGCTCTAGTTAA
- the GRE1 gene encoding Gre1p (similar to Saccharomyces cerevisiae SIP18 (YMR175W) and GRE1 (YPL223C); ancestral locus Anc_6.246), giving the protein MPNKGPRCGNPLISQLINERASQKGSGCPLKGYSLNNSYYGQCPIDRPKKRYKYKLPRGWSRSHIPYQYFLALYKLFFLTVITEVLLETTGKPHPQSIQEMSNLLNKVSEKLHGDSHDHDNERDNRRQGGQQDQLRQQGQNFNQQQGMGSRGDDSYNDSQQRGGNRSWGVNDNVDDDDNMNFGSTGAGTGRGGNMGGRQQQQQRGNVDYGFKSQGAGDTFGRGDDLGDLGDDDINQGMGNDFNDNSILSSGNQSRTRSAGRKAKGTTEWDTTQQYTRDQEW; this is encoded by the coding sequence ATGCCGAACAAGGGACCAAGATGTGGGAACCCACTAATCTCTCAGTTAATCAACGAACGTGCTTCTCAGAAGGGGAGTGGATGCCCATTGAAGGGATATTCCTTAAACAATTCATACTATGGGCAGTGTCCAATCGATAGACCCAAAAAACGATATAAATACAAACTACCAAGAGGATGGTCAAGATCCCACATCCCATATCAATACTTTCTGGCTTTGTATaagttgttcttcctcaCAGTTATTACAGAAGTATTGCTAGAAACGACCGGCAAACCACACCCTCAAAGTATTCAAGAAATGTCCAATTTATTAAACAAGGTCAGCGAAAAGTTGCACGGTGACAGCCACGACCACGACAACGAGAGAGACAACCGTCGTCAAGGCGGCCAACAGGACCAACTGAGACAACAGGGTCAGAACTTCAACCAGCAGCAAGGTATGGGTTCCCGCGGCGATGACAGCTACAACGATTCCCAACAACGCGGCGGGAACCGTTCCTGGGGTGTCAATGACAAtgtcgacgacgatgacaaCATGAACTTCGGCTCCACTGGTGCAGGCACCGGCAGAGGCGGTAACATGGGTGGTCgccaacagcaacaacagcggGGCAACGTTGACTACGGTTTCAAATCTCAAGGCGCCGGAGACACCTTCGGACGCGGCGACGATTTGGGCGACTTGGGAGACGACGACATCAACCAGGGTATGGGCAACGACTTCAATGACAACAGCATCTTATCGTCTGGGAACCAGTCTAGAACCAGATCTGCTGGTAGAAAGGCCAAGGGAACCACAGAATGGGACACCACTCAGCAGTACACTCGCGACCAAGAATGGTGA
- the ALG5 gene encoding dolichyl-phosphate beta-glucosyltransferase (similar to Saccharomyces cerevisiae ALG5 (YPL227C); ancestral locus Anc_6.253): MIQNILNHPNFHLFLGTAFFSKLVGIYIIVWLLSNNPRKPLPEELQYSTIDGNEGGKVLRGQLPNSKEDGIVLSVVVPSYNETGRIFKMLKDAIEYLNTKMADQWEILIVDDGSADGTSEYCLKLSLEEFHLKPNQLRVLKFCQNRGKGGAVRQGMLHVRGEYALFADADGASLFSDVEKLIQNIKEMEKPDTKSGEKSPAVALGSRAHMVDTEAVIKRTFIRNCLMYGFHTLVYVFGIRSIKDTQCGFKLFNREAIDLIFPYLHTEGWIFDVEILILGYKKKVLIREVPISWHEVDGSKMDLAVDSLLMAKDLIIIRLAYLLGIYKSKREC, from the coding sequence ATGATacaaaacattttgaaCCACCCGAACTTTCATCTTTTTCTAGGGACTGCCTTCTTTTCTAAACTTGTCGGGATTTACATAATCGTATGGCTTCTCTCAAATAACCCCAGGAAACCACTCCCTGAAGAATTGCAGTACTCGACCATAGACGGCAATGAGGGTGGCAAGGTTCTTAGAGGCCAATTGCCGAACTCGAAGGAGGATGGCATAGTACTATCTGTTGTCGTGCCCAGCTATAACGAAACCGGGAGaatattcaaaatgttgaaagACGCAATTGAGTACTTAAATACTAAGATGGCTGATCAATGGGAAATTTTGATTGTCGATGATGGTTCCGCGGACGGTACCAGCGAATATTGTCTGAAGTTGTCTCTAGAGGAATTCCATTTGAAACCAAATCAATTACGCGTTTTGAAATTCTGTCAGAATAGGGGGAAAGGTGGTGCTGTAAGACAAGGGATGCTACATGTCAGAGGTGAGTATGCTCTTTTTGCAGACGCAGATGGTGCCAGTCTGTTTAGTgatgttgaaaaactgatacaaaatatcaaagaaatGGAGAAACCTGATACCAAAAGTGGGGAGAAATCGCCAGCAGTTGCGCTGGGATCTAGGGCACACATGGTGGATACCGAGGCCGTCATAAAGCGGACGTTCATACgaaactgtttgatgtATGGTTTCCATACTTTGGTCTACGTATTTGGTATTAGGTCGATCAAGGATACTCAATGTGGTTTCAAATTGTTTAATAGAGAGGCCATCGATTTGATATTCCCATATTTGCATACAGAGGGTTGGATTTTCGATGTTGAAATTCTCATCCTTGGATACAAGAAAAAGGTTCTCATAAGGGAAGTTCCCATCTCCTGGCATGAAGTTGACGGTTCCAAGATGGACTTGGCCGTTGACAGTTTATTGATGGCTAAGGACTTGATCATCATTAGATTGGCGTATTTATTGGGTATTTACAAGTCTAAACGCGAGTGCTGA